Proteins co-encoded in one Papaver somniferum cultivar HN1 chromosome 5, ASM357369v1, whole genome shotgun sequence genomic window:
- the LOC113282817 gene encoding putative L-ascorbate peroxidase 6 produces the protein MTTRFDSSFLFSFNHLSSSPQFKTPAIKGRRKIFRFKSGAKLIEASSSPSLSTSSSSARNINNEIHSVNGFGDNVLYKRRAVIIAATVLLPLIGFDGFGVHAAESVTDKTLIIREGVRKVVTKGKAAGVLRLVFHDAGTFDMNDKSGGMNGSMVYELDRPENAGLKKSVKILEKVKSELDGTEPVSWADLIAVAGAEAVSLCGGPLIPVQLGRKDLTVPDPEGKLPEETLNASALKQSFLSKGFSTQELVALSGAHTIGGKGFGSPTVFDNSYYKILLEKPWASSASMIGLPSDHVLVEDEECLRWINTYADDQRKFFEDFKNAYIKLVNSGAMWKDA, from the exons ATGACTACtcgtttcgattcttcgtttCTCTTCTCCTTCAATCATCTCTCTTCCTCTCCTCAGTTCAAAACTCCCGCCATTAAAGGAAGACGAAAGATCTTTCGGTTCAAATCTGGCGCCAAATTAATCGAAGCCTCCTCCTCTCCATCCTTATCTACATCTTCTTCTTCCGCCAGAAACATCAATAACGAAATTCATA GTGTAAATGGATTTGGCGATAATGTGTTGTATAAAAGGAGAGCAGTTATCATTGCAGCTACTGTTCTTCTTCCCTTAATTGGATTTGACGGATTTGGTGTTCACGCGGCAGA GTCGGTGACAGATAAAACATTGATAATACGGGAAGGAGTACGGAAAGTAGTGACCAAGGGCAAAGCAGCAGGTGTACTTCGTCTGGTTTTTCATGATGCAGGAACGTTTGATATGAATGACAAATCAG GTGGTATGAATGGTTCCATGGTTTATGAACTTGATAGACCCGAAAATGCTGGACTTAAAAAATCTGTCAAG ATTCTAGAGAAAGTGAAAAGTGAGCTTGATGGAACAGAACCAG TGTCTTGGGCGGACTTAATCGCTGTAGCTGGTGCAGAAGCAGTTTCCCTTTGTGGAGGTCCCCTCATCCCAGTTCAGTTAGGAAGGAAAGATTTAAC GGTACCCGATCCAGAAGGGAAGCTTCCTGAAGAAACTCTGAATGCTTCTGCTCTGAAGCAGTCCTTTTTAAGCAAAGGATTCTC TACACAAGAACTTGTAGCATTATCTGGAGCTCATACTATTGGTGGTAAAGGTTTTGGGAGTCCAACTGTTTTTGACAATTCCTACTACAAAATACTTCTGGAGAAACCGTGGGCATCCTCAG CTAGTATGATCGGGCTTCCATCAGATCATGTACTTGTCGAGGATGAAGAATGCTTAAG GTGGATCAATACATATGCGGATGACCAGAGAAAATTCTTCGAAGATTTCAAAAATGCTTATATCAAACTTGTGAATTCTGGTGCCATGTGGAAAGATGCCTGA